The following are encoded together in the Bacillota bacterium genome:
- a CDS encoding oxidoreductase, with the protein MTRNGLLIDYEFCTGCHSCEVACKQERNLPVGKWGIKLTEIGPSQIAPDRWEYNFVPIPTELCDLCGERVAQGKKPACVHHCQAQVMEYGPVEELASKMVAKGKKMVLFVP; encoded by the coding sequence ATGACGCGCAATGGCTTACTGATCGATTATGAGTTCTGTACCGGTTGCCACTCTTGCGAAGTGGCATGCAAGCAGGAGCGTAACCTTCCTGTTGGCAAGTGGGGAATCAAGCTTACCGAAATCGGCCCCTCGCAGATTGCCCCCGACCGCTGGGAGTATAACTTCGTTCCCATTCCTACCGAACTCTGCGATCTCTGCGGCGAGAGGGTAGCCCAGGGAAAGAAACCGGCCTGCGTTCACCACTGCCAGGCTCAGGTGATGGAGTATGGCCCGGTGGAAGAACTGGCATCCAAGATGGTGGCTAAAGGGAAGAAGATGGTGCTTTTCGTCCCCTAA